In Deltaproteobacteria bacterium, a genomic segment contains:
- the alaS gene encoding alanine--tRNA ligase → MSAPRSAHDIRESFLAFFESKGHTRVASASLVPSDPTLLFTNAGMVPFKRVFTGEETRPYKRATTTQKVMRVSGKHNDLEEVGRSARHHTFFEMLGNFSFGDYFKHEAIEFAWELITQHWKLEPKDLVVSVFREDDEAAAIWEREIGVPAYKIYRLGESENFWQMGDTGPCGPCTEIHIDRGEIAGVPNDDPSSASGRFLEFWNLVFMQFNRDASGKLTPLPKPSVDTGAGLERVAQVLNGFRNNYETDLFTPILAHAQSLSGVRLGRAAESDVSLKVVADHARAVTFMIGDGVLPANEGRGYVLRRILRRAARHGVLLGLDRPFLHEVSNTVIDEMSRAFPELAERRAYITSRVRREEERFLATLKSGLALLNDEVAALKAKGGTTLPGAVVFRLYDTFGFPVDLTQDVLKSHAMTVDEAGFASEMETQRARSREHWKGSGDTGVAQIYGRIAADVATEFTGYDTLSGESRVRALLVNGAPVDAASEGAEVEISVDETPFYAESGGQVGDRGVIESDAARIEITDTQRPSGQLVMHRGRVARGTLRAGDAVRLAVDAEARAATVRNHSGTHLLHAALREVVGPQAMQKGSLVAPDRLRFDFTNDAPLSEVEIERIEDLVNRWIEANDGGRTRQMAYKEAIAAGAMALFEEKYGDEVRVVSFGGVSTELCGGTHAKATGDIGLLKIISESGIAAGVRRIEALTGLGALAHLRAQEKKLRRVSEALKVPADQVGDRVEKLLDERKAAEKQIAELKRAQFSGGAQSAAQTREIAGVQVLVRRADGLGGNDLRGLVDDLRGQVKSGIVLVASSEEGKVALALGVSPDLKDKLKAGDLVREISAVVGGKGGGRPDFAQGGGTDAAKLDAAIERLFALVGEARA, encoded by the coding sequence GTGTCCGCGCCGCGCTCTGCTCACGACATCCGCGAAAGCTTCCTCGCGTTCTTCGAGTCGAAGGGGCACACCCGCGTCGCGAGCGCGTCGCTCGTTCCCAGCGACCCGACGCTGCTGTTCACGAACGCGGGCATGGTGCCGTTCAAGCGCGTGTTCACGGGTGAGGAGACGCGGCCGTACAAGCGCGCGACCACGACGCAGAAGGTCATGCGCGTGTCGGGCAAGCACAACGACCTCGAGGAGGTCGGCCGCAGCGCGCGCCACCACACCTTCTTCGAGATGCTCGGGAACTTCTCGTTCGGCGACTACTTCAAGCACGAGGCGATCGAGTTCGCGTGGGAGCTGATTACGCAGCACTGGAAGCTCGAGCCGAAGGACCTCGTGGTCTCGGTGTTTCGCGAGGACGACGAGGCGGCTGCGATCTGGGAGCGCGAGATCGGCGTCCCCGCTTACAAGATCTATCGGCTCGGCGAGAGCGAGAACTTCTGGCAGATGGGCGACACCGGGCCGTGCGGCCCTTGCACCGAGATCCACATCGATCGGGGCGAGATCGCGGGGGTGCCGAACGACGACCCCTCGAGCGCCTCGGGCCGCTTCCTCGAGTTCTGGAACCTCGTGTTCATGCAGTTCAACCGCGACGCGAGCGGCAAGCTCACGCCGCTGCCGAAGCCCTCGGTGGATACGGGCGCCGGGCTCGAGCGCGTGGCGCAGGTGCTGAACGGCTTCCGTAACAACTACGAGACCGACCTGTTCACGCCGATCCTGGCTCACGCGCAGTCGCTCTCGGGCGTGAGGCTCGGCCGCGCCGCGGAGAGCGACGTCTCGCTGAAGGTCGTCGCGGATCACGCACGCGCCGTCACGTTCATGATCGGCGACGGCGTGCTGCCCGCGAACGAGGGCCGCGGCTACGTGCTGCGCCGCATCCTGCGCCGTGCGGCGCGCCACGGCGTCTTGTTGGGGCTCGATCGCCCGTTCCTGCACGAAGTCTCGAACACCGTGATCGACGAGATGTCGCGCGCGTTCCCGGAGCTCGCCGAGCGCCGCGCCTACATCACGAGCCGCGTGCGCCGCGAGGAGGAGCGCTTCCTCGCCACGCTGAAGAGCGGCCTCGCGCTGCTGAACGACGAAGTCGCCGCGCTGAAGGCGAAGGGCGGCACGACGCTGCCCGGCGCCGTCGTGTTCCGGCTCTACGACACGTTTGGCTTCCCCGTCGATCTCACGCAGGACGTGCTGAAGTCGCATGCGATGACCGTCGACGAGGCGGGCTTCGCGAGCGAGATGGAGACGCAGCGCGCGCGTTCGCGCGAGCACTGGAAGGGCAGCGGCGACACGGGCGTGGCGCAGATCTATGGACGCATCGCCGCGGACGTCGCGACGGAGTTCACGGGCTACGACACGCTCAGCGGCGAGTCCCGCGTGCGCGCGCTGCTCGTGAACGGCGCGCCGGTCGACGCCGCGAGCGAAGGCGCCGAGGTGGAGATATCCGTCGACGAGACGCCCTTCTACGCCGAGAGCGGCGGCCAAGTCGGCGACCGCGGCGTGATCGAGAGCGACGCCGCGCGCATCGAGATCACCGACACGCAGCGCCCGAGCGGCCAGCTCGTGATGCACCGCGGCCGCGTCGCGCGCGGCACGCTGCGCGCGGGCGACGCGGTGCGCCTCGCGGTCGACGCCGAAGCGCGCGCGGCCACGGTCCGGAATCACTCGGGCACGCATCTCCTTCACGCGGCGCTGCGCGAAGTCGTGGGTCCGCAGGCGATGCAGAAGGGCTCGCTCGTCGCGCCCGATCGCCTGCGCTTCGACTTCACGAACGACGCGCCGCTGAGCGAGGTGGAGATCGAGCGCATCGAGGATCTCGTGAATCGCTGGATCGAGGCGAATGACGGCGGGCGCACACGGCAGATGGCGTACAAGGAGGCCATCGCGGCCGGCGCCATGGCGCTGTTCGAGGAGAAGTACGGCGACGAGGTGCGCGTCGTGTCTTTCGGCGGCGTCTCGACCGAGCTGTGCGGCGGCACGCATGCGAAGGCGACGGGCGACATCGGGCTGCTGAAGATCATCAGCGAGTCCGGCATCGCCGCGGGGGTTCGGCGCATCGAGGCGCTGACGGGCCTCGGCGCCCTCGCGCACCTGCGCGCGCAAGAGAAGAAGCTGCGGCGCGTGAGCGAGGCGCTGAAGGTGCCGGCGGATCAGGTGGGCGATCGCGTCGAGAAGCTGCTCGACGAGCGCAAGGCGGCGGAGAAGCAGATCGCGGAGCTGAAGCGCGCGCAGTTCTCGGGCGGCGCGCAGAGCGCGGCGCAGACGCGCGAGATCGCCGGCGTGCAGGTGCTCGTGCGCCGCGCGGACGGCCTCGGCGGGAACGATCTGCGCGGGCTCGTCGACGATCTGCGCGGGCAAGTGAAGAGCGGGATCGTGCTCGTCGCTTCGAGCGAAGAGGGCAAGGTGGCGCTCGCGCTCGGCGTGAGCCCCGATCTCAAGGACAAGCTCAAGGCCGGCGACCTCGTGCGCGAGATCAGCGCGGTGGTCGGCGGCAAGGGCGGTGGGCGGCCCGACTTCGCGCAGGGCGGCGGCACCGACGCCGCGAAGCTCGATGCCGCGATCGAGCGCCTCTTCGCGCTCGTGGGCGAGGCGCGCGCCTAG